A window of Elgaria multicarinata webbii isolate HBS135686 ecotype San Diego chromosome 2, rElgMul1.1.pri, whole genome shotgun sequence contains these coding sequences:
- the CNRIP1 gene encoding CB1 cannabinoid receptor-interacting protein 1, producing MAEVPPVVRIKVSLRIQPGDGPVYFKVDGQRFGQNRTIKLLTGAKYKLEVAMKPGTIQATTMEIGGVTVPLEQTSREPQAVTYTGIYDTEGVTHTKSGERQPIQVNMQVTDIGAFETVWQVKFYNYHKRDHCQWGNSFGCIEYECKPNETRSLMWINKETFF from the exons ATGGCCGAGGTGCCCCCCGTGGTCCGCATCAAGGTCTCGCTCAGGATCCAGCCCGGCGACGGGCCCGTCTACTTCAAGGTGGACGGCCAGAGGTTCGGCCAGAACAGGACCATCAAGCTGCTCACAGGGGCCAAGTACAAGCTCGAGGTGGCCATGAAGCCGGGCACCATCCAGGCCAC GACGATGGAGATAGGAGGAGTAACTGTGCCCTTGGAACAGACCTCAAGAGAACCGCAGGCCGTTACTTATACTGGAATCTATGATACAGAAGGAGTTACTCACACCAAAAGTGGGGagaggcagccaatacaagtCAACATGCAG GTCACTGACATCGGCGCTTTCGAAACAGTCTGGCAGGTCAAATTCTACAACTACCACAAGCGAGATCATTGCCAGTGGGGAAACAGTTTTGGATGCATTGAATATGAATGCAAACCCAACGAGACACGCAGCCTCATGTGGATAAACAAAGAAACCTTCTTCTGA